tatttttatatttttttaagtaaaacaataaaaaaaatgaactaAAAATCGAATTAAATGCAAGATAAGAGAAAGAGagatagttctcaatttatagtcaaGAGCTTGACTAACGGTTAGTTTCAGTTCGGATTGTCTTagaaccgggtgattccaagttatGGCTCGACTGTGCCACCCATATAGTGCTTCagtcgctgggcattgaccgtaaatgtcctCTCCTTTccatctttcaattctacagctcccgatgggTAAACTTTagaaatcacgaatggaccaggccatcgcgacttcaatttTCCTGAGAAACAatcgcaaccgggagttgtagagtagcACATTTTTGCCttctttgaattttctttcGATGATCCGCCTATCATGAGCCCTCTTTGTCTTTTCCTTGTAAGACAGTGCGAGATCATATGCCAGATTCCGGAATTCCTCCAactggtgtagtgcctataggtgttttgaacgcagtcctatatgcccaaagagcatcatctaaccttaCAGACCAATCTTTTCGACTGACACCTAACACTTTTTctaaaatcctcttgatttctCTGttagacacttccacttgaccactcgtttgGGGTGATATGGGGTAGAGATCTTGTGTGTGACACCGTATTTgttcaaaagtttttcaaataatttgttgcaaaaatgggtgccaatAAGTTTTTCAAATACTTTTTTAGAGATGTTACTTgtccgctggcatttatcacaagtAATCATATAAGAACGAGCATCCTTAAAGAgtgttggccaataaaagccacattcgaataccttggatgccgtcttggttggtccaaaatgaccacctacctcacggtcatggcaatggttaaGTATTTGACCAAACTCCTCCTCTGGAACACACCTTCTGATCATAGAATCTGCACAGATCTTAAACAAaaatggttcctcccaaaaataatgtttAACGTCAGagaagaatttctttcgttggtgaaacgatagatttggtggtggtgtgtctgtgacaagaaagttagcaaaatttgcataccaaggaCAGTGTTTCACCTTAAACAGTTTCTCatcaggaaaccaatcattaataGTGTGATCTACACATTCATTACTAATAAGCTCTAGTCTAGACAAATGGTCcgccaccacattctcaacacctttcttatcttttatttccaaatcaaattcttgcaacaataaaatccaccgaagtagGCGTGGATTTGCATCATTCTTAGCAAGTAAATATTTCAGTGCAGAGTGATCGGTGTAAATAATGACTTTGGAAAAAACAAGATATGCATGAAATTTGTCAAGCAAaaacactactgcaagtaattccttttcagttgttgcgtaattcaattgagcctcatctaaggtcttacttgcgtagtaaattgtatgaaataccttgttttgccGCTGGCCAAGCACAGCCCCCACCGCAGTATCACTAGCATCacacatgatctcgaagggtagatctcaatctggtgccaccaagacaggagccgtcaccaagcgctccttcaaaTCCTTGTACGCCTGTAAGCAGTCAGAATTAAAATTAAAgggcacatctttcataagtaaggaagatagaggtttggaaaatttagaaaaatctttaataaaacgcCGATAAAAACCGGTGTGGCccagaaaacttctaactccctttatggatgtcggaggtggtaagttcttgataacttccACTTTTGCCTTATCCACTTTCATCCCATGCGGTGATATCTTGTGCCCCAACACTATGCCTTCTTGTACCATAAAATGGCACTTTTCCCAATTCAGCAGTAAGTTTGTCTCCTCGCATCTCATCAACACCGCCTTCAAATTCTGCAAACAGTTATCAAAAGAAGAGCCAAAAATCGAGAAGTcgtccataaaaatttcaagaaatgtttcaatcatatcatggaatatagcaatCATGCAGGGCTGAAATGTAGCAggggcattacacaaaccaaaaGGACATCCGActaaaagcaaaagtgccataaggataagtgaaagtggttttctcttggtcctcaggcgcAATCATAATTTGGTTATACCCTGAATACCcatccaaaaaaaataaaactcatgacccgctaacctctcaagcatttgatcaatgaagggcagtggaaagtgatctttacgggtagcatcatttaattttctataatcaatgcacacacgccatcccgtaactgtcctagtgggtattaattcatttttttcatttgtgatcacagtaatcccaccttttTTCGGCACAcattacccatgcactatcagatataggatagataatatctgcatcaaggagtttgatagtttctatttttactacctcttgcatcatttgattcagtcttctctgaggttgcacaagaggtgagtattTGTCTTCCATCAATATTTTGGgcatgcagactgatggattgatccCTTTGATATCCGCCACTTTCCATGGAAATGCACTTTTGTGTGATTTTAAGACTTCCAGCAATTTGTCCTCCATtacatctgtcaaagaagaagaAATGATGACAGGTAacgtgttattctcacctaggtATACGTATTTTAGGTGTGGAGGCAGTGGTTTTAGCTCAAGCGTCGGTGGCTCCTCCAGGCTTGACTTCTAAGGGATCAAGCCTCTTCGATCTCCCAAGTCTTCTAATCTCATTCTCATTGGCCTCTTCCATGGCTGGTTAGCATTGAGGTATGCCGCTATTTCGGCTTTCTTTACATCCAATTCATCTTCTCTCAATTCGGTAGTGAGAGTGGCTTCCAAAG
This is a stretch of genomic DNA from Primulina eburnea isolate SZY01 chromosome 11, ASM2296580v1, whole genome shotgun sequence. It encodes these proteins:
- the LOC140805525 gene encoding uncharacterized protein — encoded protein: MCDASDTAVGAVLGQRQNKALHQLEEFRNLAYDLALSYKEKTKRAHDRRIIERKFKEGKLKSRWPGPFVISKVYPSGAVELKDGKERTFTVNAQRLKHYMGGTVEP